The Chlorocebus sabaeus isolate Y175 chromosome 1, mChlSab1.0.hap1, whole genome shotgun sequence genome includes a region encoding these proteins:
- the TRAF6 gene encoding TNF receptor-associated factor 6: MSLLNCENSCGSSQSESDCCVAMASSCSAATKDDSVGGTASTGNLSSSFMEEIQGYDVEFDPPLESKYECPICLMALREAVQTPCGHRFCKACIIKSIRDAGHKCPVDNEILLENQLFPDNFAKREILSLMVKCPNEGCLHKMELRHLEDHQAHCEFALVDCPQCQRPFQKFHINIHILKDCPRRQVSCDNCAASVAFEDKEIHDQNCPLANVICEYCNTILIREQMPNHYDLDCPTAPIPCTFSTFGCHEKMQRNHLARHLQENTQSHMRMLAQAVHSLSLIPDSGYVSEVRNFQETIHQLEGRLVRQDHQIRELTAKMETQSTYVSELKRTIRTLEDKVAEIEAQQCNGIYIWKIGNFGMHLKCQEEEKPVVIHSPGFYTGKPGYKLCMRLHLQLPTAQRCANYISLFVHTMQGEYDSHLPWPFQGTIRLTILDQSEAPVRQNHEEIMDAKPDLLAFQRPTIPRNPKGFGYVTFMHLEALRQRTFIKDDTLLVRCEVSTRFDMGSLRREGFQPRSTDSGV, encoded by the exons ATGAGTCTGCTAAACTGTGAAAACAGCTGTGGATCCAGCCAGTCTGAAAGTGACTGCTGTGTGGCCATGGCCAGCTCCTGTAGCGCTGCAACAAAAGATGATAGTGTGGGTGGAACTGCCAGCACGGGGAACCTCTCCAGCTCATTTATGGAGGAGATCCAGGGATATGATGTAGAGTTTGACCCACCCCTGGAAAGCAAGTACGAATGCCCCATCTGCTTGATGGCATTACGAGAAGCAGTGCAAACACCATGCGGCCATAGGTTCTGCAAAGCCTGCATCATAAAATCAATAAG GGATGCAGGTCACAAATGTCCAGTTGACAATGAAATACTGCTGGAAAATCAACTATTTCCAGACAATTTTGCAAAACGTGAGATTCTTTCTCTGATGGTGAAGTGTCCAAATGAAGGTTGTTTGCATAAGATGGAACTGAGGCATCTTGAG gaTCATCAAGCACATTGTGAGTTTGCTCTTGTGGATTGTCCCCAATGCCAACGTCCCTTCCAAAAATTCCATATTAATATTCACATTCTGAAGGATTGTCCAAGGAGACAGGTTTCTTGTGACAACTGTGCTGCATCAGTGGCATTTGAAGATAAAGAG ATCCATGACCAGAACTGTCCTTTGGCAAATGTCATCTGTGAATACTGCAATACTATACTCATCAGAGAACAG atgcCTAATCATTATGATCTAGACTGCCCTACAGCTCCAATTCCATGCACATTCAGTACTTTTGGTTGCCATGAaaag ATGCAGAGAAATCACTTGGCACGCCACCTACAAGAGAACACCCAGTCACACATGAGAATGTTGGCCCAGGCTGTTCATAGTTTGAGCCTTATACCCGACTCTGGGTATGTCTCAGAGGTCCGGAATTTCCAGGAAACTATCCACCAGTTAGAGGGTCGCCTTGTAAGACAAGACCATCAAATCCGGGAGCTGACTGCTAAAATGGAAACTCAGAGTACATATGTAAGTGAGCTCAAACGAACCATTCGAACCCTTGAAGACAAAGTTGCTGAAATTGAAGCACAGCAGTGCAATGGAATTTACATTTGGAAGATTGGCAACTTTGGAATGCATTTGAAATGTCAAGAAGAGGAGAAACCTGTTGTGATTCATAGCCCTGGGTTCTACACAGGCAAACCCGGGTACAAACTGTGCATGCGCTTGCACCTTCAGTTACCGACTGCCCAGCGCTGTGCGAACTATATATCCCTTTTTGTCCACACGATGCAAGGAGAGTATGACAGCCACCTCCCTTGGCCCTTCCAGGGTACAATACGCCTTACAATTCTTGATCAGTCCGAAGCACCCGTAAGGCAAAACCACGAAGAGATAATGGATGCCAAACCAGACCTGCTTGCTTTCCAGCGACCCACAATCCCACGGAACCCAAAAGGTTTTGGCTATGTAACTTTCATGCATCTGGAAGCCCTAAGACAAAGAACTTTCATTAAGGATGACACATTATTAGTGCGCTGTGAGGTCTCCACCCGCTTTGACATGGGTAGCCTTCGGAGGGAGGGTTTTCAGCCACGAAGTACTGATTCAGGGGTATAG